A region of bacterium DNA encodes the following proteins:
- the ahcY gene encoding adenosylhomocysteinase, with protein MNADIKDPGLAKAGWDRIAWADGEMPVLRAIRERFTRERPLAGTRIAACLHVTTETANLMRTLHDGGAQVALCASNPLSTQDDVAAALVSEWHLPVFARRGEDRDTYYRHINQTLDTKPNFTMDDGADLVSTIHNSRPELLREVRGGSEETTTGVIRLRSMAKAGVLKYPIVAVNDALTKHLFDNRYGTGQSTLDGLLRATNLLLAGRLVAIAGYGNCGRGLALRARGMGAQVIVTEVDPVRALEAHMDGHRVLPMLDAVRVADVVLTVTGNTSIVRREHFEVMKDRAIVANSGHFDVELDLAALADLAESRRSVRPNVEEFRLRDGRRIYVLAEGRLLNLAAAEGHPAAVMDMSFANQALVMEYLAKRGGTLSPDVYGVPAEIDQQVATLKLGAAGVAIDALTPEQSRYLASWQEGT; from the coding sequence GTGAACGCAGACATCAAGGACCCCGGCCTGGCGAAGGCCGGCTGGGATCGTATCGCGTGGGCCGACGGCGAGATGCCGGTGTTGAGAGCGATCCGCGAGCGCTTCACGCGCGAGCGGCCGCTCGCGGGGACGCGGATCGCCGCCTGCCTGCACGTCACCACCGAGACCGCGAATCTGATGCGCACGCTGCACGACGGCGGCGCGCAGGTGGCGCTGTGCGCCAGCAATCCGCTCTCTACGCAGGACGATGTGGCCGCGGCGCTCGTATCGGAGTGGCATCTACCGGTGTTCGCCCGCCGCGGCGAGGACCGCGACACGTACTACCGCCACATCAACCAGACGCTGGATACCAAGCCGAACTTCACGATGGACGACGGCGCGGATCTCGTCTCTACCATCCATAACTCGCGGCCGGAGCTGCTGCGCGAGGTCCGCGGCGGCAGCGAGGAGACGACGACCGGGGTGATCCGCCTGCGCAGCATGGCCAAGGCGGGCGTGCTCAAGTATCCGATCGTCGCGGTGAACGACGCGCTGACGAAGCACCTGTTCGACAACCGCTACGGGACCGGCCAATCGACCCTTGACGGACTCCTGCGCGCCACCAACCTGCTGCTCGCCGGCCGCTTGGTCGCGATCGCCGGCTACGGCAACTGCGGCCGCGGGCTCGCCCTGCGGGCGCGCGGGATGGGCGCCCAGGTCATCGTGACGGAGGTCGATCCGGTGCGCGCGCTCGAGGCGCACATGGACGGCCATCGGGTGCTGCCGATGCTGGACGCGGTGCGCGTCGCCGACGTGGTCCTCACCGTGACCGGCAACACGTCGATCGTCCGCCGCGAGCACTTCGAGGTGATGAAGGACCGGGCGATCGTTGCGAACTCGGGGCACTTCGACGTCGAGCTCGATCTCGCCGCGCTCGCGGATCTCGCGGAGTCCCGCCGGTCCGTTCGGCCGAACGTCGAGGAGTTTCGGCTGCGGGACGGCCGCCGGATCTACGTCCTGGCCGAAGGGCGCCTCTTGAACCTGGCCGCGGCGGAGGGGCACCCGGCCGCGGTGATGGACATGAGCTTCGCCAACCAGGCCCTCGTGATGGAGTATCTAGCCAAGCGCGGCGGCACGCTCAGCCCCGACGTCTACGGCGTGCCGGCCGAGATCGACCAGCAGGTCGCGACGCTCAAGCTCGGCGCCGCCGGCGTGGCGATCGACGCGCTGACGCCCGAGCAGTCGCGGTACCTGGCGAGCTGGCAGGAGGGCACTTGA
- a CDS encoding MFS transporter gives MATLPRTAPDAGVAPGRWGALALIAAAQIGAMSTWFSAAAVGPSLARDWGLATAQLALLTVGVQLGFVAGALGLAVSGLSDVLSARTVFVASAAGAAAANALLPLAAGRLLPAVCLRIALGVLLAGVYPTGMKLMAGWFREGRGLAIGTLVGALTLGSALPHLIAAQAVGALPWQAVIAATSAGAVLSAMIVAGFVRPGPFDAPAAALDLRWALRALRDPALRLANFGYFGHMWELYAMWTWIPAFLVGSFQASGGLGDADAVRRAAGLAAFAVIGLGAGGCIAGGLMADRIGRTVTTAGAMALSGACALAAGFLFGRAPALVVAVAAAWGVTVIADSAQFSAAISELADPRRVGSALALQTSLGFLLTAVSIQLLPFVLRAGGWRLAFAVLSVGPALGCVAMLRLRARPEAARLAAGRR, from the coding sequence ATGGCGACGCTCCCCCGGACCGCTCCCGACGCCGGCGTCGCGCCCGGCCGCTGGGGCGCCTTGGCGCTGATCGCGGCGGCGCAGATCGGCGCGATGAGCACCTGGTTCAGCGCGGCCGCGGTGGGGCCGTCCCTGGCACGGGATTGGGGGCTCGCGACCGCGCAACTCGCGCTGCTGACCGTGGGTGTGCAACTTGGGTTTGTCGCCGGCGCGCTCGGCCTCGCCGTGAGCGGGCTCAGCGACGTACTGTCGGCACGGACGGTGTTCGTCGCGTCCGCGGCCGGCGCCGCGGCGGCCAACGCGCTGCTGCCGCTCGCGGCGGGACGTCTGCTGCCCGCGGTGTGTCTGCGGATCGCGCTGGGGGTGCTGCTCGCGGGCGTGTATCCGACCGGGATGAAGCTCATGGCCGGCTGGTTTCGGGAGGGCCGCGGGCTCGCGATCGGAACGCTGGTCGGGGCGCTGACCCTCGGATCGGCGCTGCCGCATCTCATCGCCGCGCAGGCGGTCGGGGCCTTGCCCTGGCAGGCGGTCATCGCCGCGACCAGCGCCGGGGCGGTGCTCTCGGCGATGATCGTGGCCGGCTTTGTGCGGCCGGGCCCGTTCGATGCGCCCGCGGCCGCCCTCGACCTTCGCTGGGCCTTGCGTGCCCTCCGCGATCCGGCGCTGCGGCTCGCCAACTTCGGCTACTTCGGCCACATGTGGGAATTGTACGCGATGTGGACCTGGATCCCGGCGTTCCTCGTCGGGAGCTTCCAGGCGTCGGGCGGTCTCGGCGACGCGGACGCGGTGCGCCGCGCGGCCGGCCTCGCGGCATTTGCCGTCATCGGACTCGGTGCGGGCGGCTGCATCGCGGGCGGACTGATGGCGGACCGGATCGGGCGGACGGTGACGACCGCGGGCGCGATGGCGCTCAGCGGAGCCTGTGCGCTGGCCGCGGGTTTCCTGTTCGGCCGGGCCCCCGCGCTCGTCGTCGCGGTCGCGGCGGCCTGGGGGGTGACGGTGATCGCGGATTCCGCGCAGTTCTCCGCGGCAATCAGCGAGCTCGCCGATCCGCGCCGGGTCGGCAGCGCGCTTGCCCTGCAGACGTCGCTCGGGTTTCTTCTGACCGCGGTGAGCATCCAGCTTCTTCCGTTCGTCCTTCGCGCCGGCGGGTGGCGGCTCGCGTTTGCCGTGCTGAGCGTGGGACCGGCGCTGGGCTGCGTCGCGATGCTGAGGCTGCGCGCGCGGCCGGAGGCCGCGCGGCTCGCCGCGGGGCGCCGCTAA